One genomic window of Alphaproteobacteria bacterium includes the following:
- a CDS encoding ABC transporter substrate-binding protein, whose amino-acid sequence MQRRVLLATTIALASTPVLAQSAAGPRRIGVLIDGAAPHPLPDALRASFKRLGYVEGHTIAFDVRYANGQPSLAAEHAAELVRSRVSLIMAHFTPAVRAAMAATTTIPIIMAPAGAPVETGIVKSLSRPGGNVTGVTNMAAELGGRRLQLLRDMIPGLRRVAVLASSQDPFTKPFLSYMETAAKSGGIALDPAMAAGPADFDAAFEEFAAGKADAVVIQGVFNSNHVAILALAGRHRLPTMWFDRRAVQAGGLVSLSANTTDIYHRAAVMADSVLRGARPGDLPVEQPAVFELLVNQKTAKALGLTIPELVLMQADEVFE is encoded by the coding sequence GTGCAACGTCGAGTCCTTCTCGCGACCACGATCGCACTGGCCTCGACGCCGGTCCTGGCCCAATCGGCGGCCGGGCCGCGCCGCATCGGCGTGCTGATCGACGGTGCCGCGCCCCACCCGCTGCCCGATGCCTTGCGCGCCAGCTTCAAGCGCCTGGGCTATGTCGAAGGTCACACCATCGCCTTCGATGTCCGCTATGCCAATGGCCAGCCGTCGCTTGCCGCCGAGCACGCGGCCGAGCTGGTGCGCAGCCGTGTGAGCCTGATCATGGCGCACTTCACGCCGGCGGTTCGCGCGGCGATGGCGGCGACCACGACCATCCCCATCATCATGGCGCCGGCCGGCGCGCCGGTCGAAACCGGCATCGTCAAGAGCCTGAGCCGCCCCGGCGGCAACGTCACCGGCGTCACGAACATGGCCGCGGAGCTCGGCGGGCGGCGCCTGCAGCTGTTGCGCGACATGATCCCGGGGCTGCGCCGCGTCGCGGTACTGGCCTCCTCGCAGGATCCGTTCACCAAGCCCTTCCTGTCCTACATGGAGACGGCGGCCAAAAGCGGCGGCATCGCGCTCGATCCGGCCATGGCGGCGGGGCCGGCCGATTTCGACGCGGCGTTCGAGGAGTTCGCGGCCGGCAAGGCCGACGCGGTGGTCATCCAGGGAGTCTTCAACTCCAATCACGTCGCCATCCTGGCGCTGGCCGGGCGCCATCGCCTGCCGACCATGTGGTTCGACCGCCGCGCCGTGCAGGCCGGCGGCCTGGTGTCGCTGTCGGCCAACACCACCGATATCTATCACCGCGCCGCGGTGATGGCCGACAGTGTCCTGAGAGGCGCCAGGCCGGGCGACCTGCCGGTCGAGCAGCCTGCGGTGTTCGAGCTGCTGGTCAACCAGAAGACCGCGAAGGCCCTGGGCCTGACGATCCCGGAACTGGTGCTGATGCAGGCCGACGAAGTCTTCGAGTGA
- a CDS encoding MFS transporter, which yields MSVQQRNFWIAVFCGGLILTIGLGARQSFGIFQKPIAAELQVGRELWSFANALAALLMGVFSPFVGGLADRFGTAKVVAVGAAVNVAGLFVISIATGGVALIAGNILSGLGIAAASFPTILAVVGRMAPASKRSLALGIATAGGSFGQFAIVPFASILQDRYDDWHFTLFVLTLISLLMIPLAWALREPKAAPAAAGATRRQSAREALGEAFGTRAFWLLTIGYFVCGFHVTFVGLHLPPYIADKGVGLELFGKAISPAELGGWAIGLVGLANIAGAIMWGWLGGKHQRKDMLALLYLLRSLSFVLFLVLPLSGASVLLFAACLGFLWLGTIPLTNGLVMYIFGPAYAAMLSGVVFMSHQVGSFIGGWGGGRLFDLTGNYDLMWWISIALGLTAAALNWPIREQPVPRVLAARPA from the coding sequence ATGAGCGTGCAGCAGCGTAACTTCTGGATCGCCGTGTTCTGCGGCGGCCTGATCCTGACCATCGGCCTGGGCGCCCGCCAGAGCTTCGGCATCTTCCAGAAGCCGATCGCGGCGGAGCTGCAGGTCGGCCGCGAATTGTGGTCCTTCGCCAATGCGCTGGCTGCCCTGCTGATGGGCGTGTTCTCGCCCTTCGTCGGCGGGCTGGCCGACCGTTTCGGTACCGCCAAGGTGGTGGCGGTCGGCGCGGCGGTGAACGTCGCCGGCCTGTTCGTCATCTCGATCGCCACCGGCGGCGTGGCGCTGATCGCCGGCAACATCCTCTCGGGCCTCGGCATCGCCGCCGCCAGCTTCCCCACCATCCTCGCCGTGGTCGGCCGCATGGCACCGGCCAGCAAGCGCTCGCTGGCCCTGGGCATCGCCACCGCCGGCGGCTCCTTCGGCCAGTTCGCCATCGTGCCCTTCGCCTCGATCCTGCAGGACCGCTACGACGACTGGCATTTCACGCTCTTCGTGCTGACCCTGATCTCGCTCCTGATGATCCCGCTCGCCTGGGCGCTGCGCGAGCCCAAGGCGGCGCCGGCCGCCGCCGGCGCCACGCGCAGGCAATCGGCGCGCGAGGCGCTCGGCGAAGCCTTCGGCACGCGGGCCTTCTGGCTGCTGACCATCGGCTATTTCGTCTGCGGCTTCCACGTCACCTTCGTCGGCCTGCATCTGCCGCCCTACATCGCCGACAAGGGCGTCGGGCTGGAGCTGTTCGGCAAGGCGATCTCGCCGGCCGAGCTGGGCGGCTGGGCGATCGGCCTGGTCGGCCTGGCCAACATCGCCGGCGCGATCATGTGGGGCTGGCTGGGCGGCAAGCACCAGCGCAAGGACATGCTGGCGCTGCTCTACCTGCTGCGCTCGCTGTCCTTCGTGCTGTTCCTGGTGCTGCCGCTGTCGGGCGCCTCGGTGCTGCTGTTCGCCGCCTGCCTGGGCTTCCTGTGGCTGGGCACGATCCCGCTGACCAACGGGCTGGTGATGTACATCTTCGGCCCGGCCTATGCCGCGATGCTCTCCGGCGTCGTCTTCATGAGCCACCAGGTCGGCAGCTTCATCGGCGGCTGGGGCGGCGGCCGGCTGTTCGACCTCACCGGCAACTACGACCTGATGTGGTGGATCTCCATCGCGCTGGGCCTGACCGCGGCGGCGCTGAACTGGCCGATCCGCGAGCAGCCGGTACCCCGCGTGCTTGCCGCCCGGCCGGCCTGA
- a CDS encoding alpha/beta fold hydrolase: protein MPAMLMLAVPVSCLLLALLAFATPAAAQRVPRIEEKPCWFTPPRGEKARCLMLTVRENRELESGRLIRLPVAILRARSSVPATDAVIHLSGGPGDSPLSATEPGGDAMNDGDWWNITAEIRRRRDYVIVGQRGAKLSEPELRCEDVDVRRSFLTRVGRPQEAIERERKAMARCAQEIMASGVDLAQYNTISLADDVADLARSLGLRQVNLHGVSYGTRWALEVMRRHPGLVRSAILDAVYPPHVVADDHEGDVVRGVFERLYADCAADARCKRRHPHLRARLEGLIERMEAEPVTLKLSLTDGKVEVAMTGGKVLLTLLHMMRLGGTEIGRLPYVIDRTIRGDYVPLTFYATDLEESEGGLAEDSPPEMAGLYNAVECRENSLLIDSRIRRRNIEANGIYGLVPKLNTAPDTCPLWRVLPAPVAQRQPVRSAIPTLLLSGSYDWLTPPSWAADQMRYLDNARHIEFRALGHATAVHGNCASRLVDYFTLHADPRRLPSCIERNGPPAFIDSLRR from the coding sequence TTGCCGGCCATGTTGATGCTCGCGGTACCAGTCAGCTGTCTGCTCCTCGCCCTGCTGGCGTTCGCGACGCCCGCGGCGGCCCAGCGCGTGCCGCGCATCGAGGAGAAGCCCTGCTGGTTCACGCCACCGCGCGGCGAGAAGGCGCGCTGCCTGATGCTGACAGTGCGCGAGAACCGCGAGCTCGAGTCGGGCCGGCTGATCCGCCTGCCGGTAGCGATCCTGAGAGCGCGCAGTTCGGTGCCGGCGACCGACGCGGTGATCCATCTCTCCGGCGGTCCCGGCGACTCGCCGCTCTCGGCCACGGAGCCGGGCGGCGACGCGATGAACGACGGCGACTGGTGGAACATCACCGCCGAGATCAGAAGGCGGCGCGACTACGTCATCGTCGGCCAGCGCGGCGCCAAGCTCTCGGAGCCGGAGCTGCGCTGCGAGGACGTCGACGTGCGGCGCTCGTTCCTGACGCGGGTGGGCCGGCCGCAGGAGGCGATCGAGCGCGAGCGCAAGGCGATGGCGCGCTGCGCGCAGGAGATCATGGCCTCGGGCGTCGACCTCGCGCAGTACAACACCATCAGCCTGGCCGACGATGTCGCCGACCTGGCGCGCTCGCTCGGGCTTCGCCAGGTCAACCTGCATGGCGTCAGCTATGGCACGCGCTGGGCGCTGGAGGTCATGCGACGGCATCCCGGCCTGGTGCGCTCGGCGATCCTCGATGCGGTGTACCCGCCTCACGTCGTCGCCGACGACCACGAGGGCGACGTCGTGCGCGGCGTCTTCGAGCGGCTCTATGCCGATTGCGCCGCCGATGCCCGCTGCAAGCGCCGCCATCCGCATCTGCGGGCGCGGCTGGAGGGGCTGATCGAGCGCATGGAGGCCGAGCCGGTGACGCTGAAGCTCAGCCTCACCGACGGCAAGGTCGAGGTCGCGATGACCGGCGGCAAGGTGCTGCTGACCCTGCTGCACATGATGCGGCTGGGCGGCACCGAGATCGGCCGGCTGCCCTATGTGATCGACCGCACGATCCGCGGCGACTACGTGCCGCTGACCTTCTACGCCACCGACCTCGAGGAGAGCGAGGGCGGCCTGGCCGAGGACAGCCCGCCGGAGATGGCCGGGCTCTACAACGCCGTGGAGTGCCGCGAGAACAGCCTGCTGATCGACTCCAGGATCCGGCGGCGCAACATCGAGGCCAACGGCATCTATGGCCTGGTGCCCAAGCTCAACACCGCGCCTGACACCTGCCCGTTGTGGCGGGTGCTGCCGGCGCCCGTCGCGCAGCGCCAGCCGGTGCGCAGCGCCATTCCCACCCTGCTGCTGAGCGGCTCCTACGACTGGCTGACGCCGCCGAGCTGGGCGGCCGACCAGATGCGCTATCTCGACAATGCCCGACACATCGAGTTCCGCGCGCTGGGCCACGCGACGGCGGTGCACGGCAATTGCGCCTCGCGCCTGGTCGACTACTTCACCCTGCACGCCGATCCCCGACGTCTGCCGTCCTGCATCGAACGCAACGGCCCGCCGGCCTTCATCGACAGCCTGCGGCGCTGA
- the hisH gene encoding imidazole glycerol phosphate synthase subunit HisH, which produces MPSVAIVDYGSGNLRSAAKAFERAARETGSGHDIVVSGDPRVVERAERIVLPGVGAFADCRAGLYAVPGMVEILQRAVIERGRPFLGICVGMQLMATRGVEYGTHPGLDWIKGEVVRLTPADRVLKIPHMGWNELVDLAAGHPLLAGIAPGDHAYFVHSYELRAEQAGTVLARTDYGGRLTAMVGRDNLAGTQFHPEKSQRTGLTLIANFLRWQP; this is translated from the coding sequence ATGCCCAGCGTCGCCATCGTCGATTACGGCTCCGGCAATCTGCGCTCCGCCGCCAAGGCTTTCGAGCGCGCCGCCCGCGAGACCGGCAGCGGCCACGACATCGTGGTCAGCGGCGACCCCAGGGTCGTCGAACGGGCCGAGCGCATCGTGCTGCCGGGGGTCGGCGCCTTCGCCGATTGCCGCGCCGGGCTCTACGCCGTGCCCGGCATGGTCGAGATCCTGCAGCGCGCGGTGATCGAGCGCGGCAGGCCCTTCCTCGGCATCTGCGTCGGCATGCAGCTGATGGCCACGCGCGGCGTCGAGTACGGCACGCATCCCGGCCTCGACTGGATCAAGGGCGAGGTGGTGCGTCTCACGCCTGCCGATCGCGTGCTCAAGATCCCGCACATGGGCTGGAACGAGCTCGTCGACCTCGCCGCGGGCCATCCCCTGCTCGCCGGCATCGCGCCCGGCGACCACGCCTATTTCGTGCACTCCTACGAGCTGCGCGCCGAGCAGGCCGGCACGGTGCTGGCGCGCACCGACTACGGCGGCAGGCTCACGGCGATGGTCGGGCGCGACAACCTGGCCGGCACGCAGTTCCACCCCGAGAAGAGCCAGCGCACCGGCCTCACCCTGATCGCCAACTTCCTGCGCTGGCAGCCCTGA
- the hisB gene encoding imidazoleglycerol-phosphate dehydratase HisB — protein MSSAPAPRVATVARKTKETDIEVSMNLDGSGTSDVQTGIGFLDHMLDQLAKHGLFDIKVRAKGDLHIDFHHTTEDVGLALGEALSKALGERKGIRRYGAAIIPMDETRTDVALDASNRPYLIWKVQFSKPKLGEMDTELFKEWFQAFAQMGGLTLHVWNQYGENNHHIVESCFKGLARALRQAVEIDPRAAQTVPSTKGVL, from the coding sequence ATGTCCAGCGCGCCCGCGCCCCGTGTCGCCACGGTGGCGCGCAAGACCAAGGAAACCGATATCGAGGTGTCGATGAACCTCGATGGCTCGGGCACGTCCGATGTGCAGACCGGGATCGGCTTTCTCGATCACATGCTCGACCAGCTCGCCAAGCACGGCCTGTTCGACATCAAGGTGCGCGCCAAGGGCGACCTGCATATCGATTTCCACCACACGACCGAGGATGTCGGCCTGGCCCTGGGCGAGGCGCTCAGCAAGGCGCTGGGCGAGCGCAAGGGCATCCGCCGCTACGGCGCGGCCATCATCCCGATGGACGAGACGCGCACCGACGTGGCGCTCGACGCCTCCAACCGGCCCTACCTGATCTGGAAGGTGCAGTTCTCCAAGCCGAAGCTGGGCGAGATGGACACCGAGCTGTTCAAGGAGTGGTTCCAGGCCTTCGCCCAGATGGGCGGGCTCACGCTGCATGTCTGGAACCAGTACGGCGAGAACAACCACCACATCGTCGAGAGCTGCTTCAAGGGGCTGGCCCGTGCGCTGCGCCAGGCGGTCGAGATCGACCCGCGCGCCGCGCAGACGGTCCCTTCGACCAAGGGCGTGCTCTAG
- a CDS encoding MFS transporter: MSDPQTLPADDPLAARRVALMVLDRVLRARQPFDDTLAGHGDFLRLQPRDRAFVRLLVATTLRRLGEIDAALGRLMDKPLVPRAHLVRGVLRLGVAQLAFLGTPAHAAVDTAVSLAATLESGAYKALVNAVLRRVAREGEGLWDGADRLWLNCPAWLWDSWIATYGEATARAIAAAHLVEAPLDITPGAEGATWAGRLDARLLPTGTLRRAAGGRIEELPGYAEGAWWVQDAAAALPARLLGDVAGLSVVDLCAAPGGKTMQLAASGARVIAVDLSTKRLARVAENLKRTGLVAELVAADGAAWRPASPPDAVLLDAPCSATGTLRRHPDIAWLKSADDVGRLAAVQAKLLDSAIAMVRPGGLVIYAVCSLQPQEGPVRIEAVLSAHIVERVPITAVDVPGLAEAITPEGDLRTLPSMWPDWSGMDGFYAARLRRMH; this comes from the coding sequence ATGAGCGATCCGCAGACCCTTCCCGCCGACGATCCACTGGCCGCGCGCCGCGTGGCGCTCATGGTGCTCGACCGCGTGCTGCGCGCCCGCCAGCCGTTCGACGATACCCTGGCGGGCCACGGCGACTTCCTGCGGCTTCAGCCGCGCGACCGCGCCTTCGTGCGCCTGCTGGTGGCCACCACATTGCGGCGGCTGGGCGAGATCGACGCCGCGCTGGGCCGCCTGATGGACAAGCCGCTGGTGCCGCGCGCCCATCTCGTGCGCGGCGTGCTGCGCCTGGGCGTGGCCCAGCTCGCCTTCCTCGGCACGCCGGCGCATGCCGCCGTCGACACCGCGGTCAGCCTGGCCGCCACGCTGGAGAGCGGCGCCTACAAGGCGCTGGTCAACGCCGTGCTGCGCCGGGTCGCGCGCGAAGGCGAAGGCCTGTGGGACGGCGCCGACCGGCTGTGGCTGAACTGTCCGGCCTGGCTCTGGGATTCGTGGATCGCCACCTATGGCGAAGCGACGGCGCGCGCCATCGCCGCGGCCCATCTCGTCGAGGCACCGCTGGACATCACGCCCGGGGCCGAAGGTGCTACATGGGCCGGGCGCCTGGACGCGCGGCTGCTGCCGACGGGGACTTTGCGCCGCGCCGCCGGTGGTCGCATCGAGGAGCTGCCGGGCTACGCCGAGGGTGCCTGGTGGGTGCAGGACGCGGCCGCTGCCCTGCCGGCCCGGCTGCTCGGCGATGTGGCGGGCCTCAGCGTCGTCGATCTGTGCGCCGCGCCGGGCGGCAAGACCATGCAGCTCGCCGCATCGGGCGCGCGGGTGATCGCCGTCGATCTGTCGACGAAGCGCCTGGCGCGCGTCGCCGAGAATCTCAAGCGCACCGGGCTTGTCGCCGAGCTCGTGGCCGCCGATGGCGCGGCGTGGCGGCCCGCTTCGCCGCCGGACGCAGTGCTGCTCGATGCGCCGTGCAGCGCCACCGGCACGTTGCGCCGTCATCCCGACATCGCCTGGCTGAAGAGCGCCGACGATGTCGGGCGTCTCGCCGCGGTCCAGGCGAAGCTGCTCGACTCGGCGATCGCCATGGTTCGCCCCGGCGGCCTCGTCATCTACGCGGTCTGCTCGCTGCAGCCGCAGGAAGGACCGGTGCGCATCGAGGCGGTGCTGAGCGCTCACATCGTAGAGCGGGTGCCGATCACGGCGGTCGATGTACCGGGTCTCGCCGAAGCGATCACACCAGAGGGCGATCTGCGCACCCTGCCGTCGATGTGGCCCGATTGGTCGGGAATGGACGGGTTTTATGCTGCACGCCTGCGGCGAATGCATTAA
- a CDS encoding ABC transporter ATP-binding protein/permease, whose amino-acid sequence MKRTREFLRDLAFLARPYFTSEERWLALGLLVVVIGLTLGLVYINVLFNEWNGRFYNTFETRDQTAFFVELRYFAVLAFIYIAVYMLKYLGEYALQLRWRQWMTRQYLARWFSHRAYYRIELERSADNPDQRISEDIRLFIGNSVSLSLGLLSSIVTFVSFVSILWVLSGPASFVLASQEVTIPAYMVWVAILYAAAGTFLAHLVGRRLIGLNFLKEKVEADFRFDLVRTRENGEAIALYSGERHEEPALRQRFDYVLNTWWRIVRVQLGLVAYSSFYSQVAIIFPFVVASPRFFAGAITLGVLMRISSAFGQVQGSLSFFIDSYASLAQWRAVMHRLRGFHAAVEGAVAKDGGPEVVQDHAAQGVAVEGLTLALPNDRRLVEGASFSFTPGSRTLVMGPSGSGKSTLFRALAGIWPFGSGRIRVPEGARVLFLPQKTYLPIASLRDAVRYPDPASEADDSDIREALHAVRLGHLEGRLDEVAHWGQRLSPGEQQRLAIARALLYKPEWLFLDEATASVDEEVEALLYGLLRERLPQTTIVSIGHRSSLRQWHDGVLALRREEGGTGQFVPA is encoded by the coding sequence ATGAAGCGAACAAGAGAATTCCTGCGCGATCTGGCGTTTCTGGCGAGGCCCTACTTCACCTCCGAGGAGCGCTGGCTGGCGCTCGGGCTGCTGGTGGTCGTGATCGGCCTGACGCTGGGCCTCGTCTATATCAACGTCCTGTTCAACGAGTGGAACGGTCGCTTCTACAACACCTTCGAAACCAGGGATCAGACCGCGTTCTTCGTCGAGCTCCGGTACTTCGCCGTCCTCGCCTTCATCTACATCGCCGTCTACATGCTGAAGTATCTCGGCGAGTACGCCCTGCAGCTGCGCTGGCGCCAATGGATGACGCGGCAGTATCTGGCCCGCTGGTTCTCGCATCGCGCCTACTACCGCATCGAGCTCGAGCGCAGCGCCGACAACCCCGACCAGCGCATTTCCGAGGACATCCGGCTGTTCATCGGAAACTCCGTGTCGCTGAGCCTCGGCCTGCTCAGCTCGATCGTCACCTTCGTCTCGTTCGTCTCCATCCTGTGGGTCTTGTCGGGCCCGGCATCGTTCGTGCTGGCCAGCCAGGAGGTGACCATTCCGGCCTACATGGTCTGGGTGGCGATCCTCTATGCGGCCGCCGGCACTTTTCTCGCGCATCTGGTCGGCCGGCGGCTGATCGGACTCAACTTCCTCAAGGAGAAGGTGGAGGCGGATTTCCGCTTCGACCTGGTGCGCACCCGCGAGAACGGCGAGGCGATCGCGCTGTACTCGGGCGAGCGCCACGAGGAGCCGGCCCTGCGCCAGCGCTTCGACTACGTGCTCAATACGTGGTGGCGAATCGTCAGGGTCCAGCTCGGGCTGGTCGCCTATTCGTCGTTCTACTCCCAGGTCGCGATCATCTTCCCCTTCGTCGTCGCCAGCCCGCGCTTCTTTGCCGGCGCCATCACCCTGGGCGTCCTGATGCGCATCAGCAGCGCCTTCGGCCAGGTTCAGGGCTCGCTCTCGTTCTTCATCGACAGTTACGCCAGCCTGGCGCAGTGGCGCGCCGTGATGCACCGCCTGCGCGGCTTCCACGCCGCCGTGGAGGGGGCGGTCGCCAAGGACGGCGGACCCGAAGTGGTCCAGGATCACGCTGCGCAGGGCGTCGCGGTGGAGGGCTTGACGCTCGCGCTGCCCAACGATCGACGGCTGGTCGAGGGCGCGAGCTTCTCCTTCACGCCAGGCTCGCGGACGCTGGTGATGGGGCCGTCGGGATCGGGCAAGAGCACCCTGTTTCGTGCGCTGGCGGGCATCTGGCCGTTCGGGTCGGGCAGGATCCGGGTGCCCGAGGGTGCGCGGGTGCTGTTCCTGCCGCAGAAGACATACCTGCCGATCGCGTCCCTGCGCGATGCGGTCCGCTATCCCGATCCGGCGTCAGAGGCCGACGATTCCGACATCCGCGAGGCGTTGCATGCGGTGCGATTGGGCCATCTCGAGGGTCGGCTCGATGAGGTGGCGCATTGGGGCCAGCGCCTGTCGCCGGGCGAGCAGCAGCGCCTCGCCATTGCGCGGGCGCTGCTCTACAAGCCGGAGTGGCTGTTCCTCGACGAAGCCACCGCATCGGTCGACGAGGAAGTCGAGGCGCTGCTCTACGGCTTGCTGCGCGAACGGCTGCCGCAGACGACGATAGTGTCCATCGGACATCGATCGTCGCTCAGGCAGTGGCACGACGGCGTGCTGGCCCTTCGCCGCGAGGAGGGCGGGACGGGCCAGTTCGTGCCGGCTTAG
- the htpX gene encoding zinc metalloprotease HtpX — translation MNWFRTGLLLAALTALFLVVGQVLGGQQGMIVALVMAIGMNFFAYWFSDKMVLSMSGAREVSPRDAPQFHGIVAQLAERAQLPMPRVYIIDSDQPNAFATGRNPENAAVAATTGLLNQLSREEVAGVMAHELAHVKHRDMLTMSIAATLSGAIGMLGTLFMFSGMFGGRSGDRGHPLAALALMILAPLGATLVQMGISRSREYEADRLGAEICGNPLWLASALARIENNVRGGVPNHQAERNPATAHMYIANPLSGGGLRSLFSTHPAMEDRIARLQAMAQRQGPVSGGYAPAPAATSPWGTPRQQPRQRGPWG, via the coding sequence ATGAACTGGTTTCGGACCGGCCTGCTGCTGGCGGCGCTGACCGCGCTGTTCCTGGTCGTCGGTCAGGTGCTGGGCGGGCAGCAGGGCATGATCGTCGCCCTGGTGATGGCGATCGGCATGAACTTCTTCGCCTACTGGTTCAGCGACAAGATGGTGCTGTCGATGAGCGGTGCGCGCGAGGTTTCGCCGCGCGACGCGCCGCAGTTCCACGGCATCGTCGCCCAGCTCGCCGAGCGCGCGCAGCTGCCGATGCCGCGCGTCTACATCATCGACAGCGACCAGCCCAACGCCTTCGCCACCGGGCGCAATCCCGAGAACGCCGCCGTCGCGGCGACCACCGGCCTGCTCAACCAGCTGAGCCGCGAGGAGGTCGCCGGCGTGATGGCGCATGAGCTCGCGCACGTGAAGCATCGCGACATGCTGACCATGTCGATCGCCGCGACCCTGTCGGGCGCCATCGGCATGCTGGGCACGCTGTTCATGTTCTCGGGCATGTTCGGCGGTCGCTCGGGGGATCGCGGCCACCCGCTCGCGGCGCTCGCGCTGATGATCCTGGCGCCGCTGGGCGCCACCCTGGTGCAGATGGGCATCAGCCGCAGCCGCGAGTACGAAGCCGACCGGCTGGGTGCGGAGATCTGCGGCAACCCGCTGTGGCTCGCCTCGGCGCTGGCGCGCATCGAGAACAACGTGCGCGGTGGCGTGCCCAACCACCAGGCCGAGCGCAATCCGGCGACGGCGCACATGTACATCGCCAACCCGCTCTCGGGCGGCGGCCTGCGCAGCCTGTTCTCCACGCACCCCGCGATGGAGGACCGCATCGCGCGCCTGCAGGCGATGGCGCAACGCCAAGGGCCGGTGTCCGGCGGCTACGCCCCGGCGCCGGCGGCGACCTCGCCCTGGGGCACGCCGCGCCAGCAGCCGCGCCAGCGCGGTCCCTGGGGCTAA
- a CDS encoding DUF1674 domain-containing protein, protein MSSPDDAKPAATPFAEHRVETAKPKPAAAKPVAGAGDGAKVSSAATPPAVPEIGGPPGPEPTRYGDWQFNGKVTDF, encoded by the coding sequence ATGAGTTCGCCCGATGATGCCAAGCCAGCCGCGACGCCGTTCGCGGAGCATCGCGTCGAAACCGCGAAGCCCAAACCCGCCGCAGCCAAACCTGTTGCCGGCGCGGGCGACGGCGCAAAGGTATCCTCCGCGGCCACGCCGCCGGCGGTTCCCGAGATCGGGGGGCCACCAGGACCCGAGCCAACTCGCTACGGCGACTGGCAATTCAACGGCAAGGTTACGGATTTCTAG
- the dnaA gene encoding chromosomal replication initiator protein DnaA, which yields MGDRSRGTFDAQWRRVQERLQQDVSEKAYKTWLEPLRLSEVRDGRLRLATPTRFMRDWVVGHYLDRIQALWTRENPELRVVEIIVQPAASAGRKGPELADTPSVEPGPLPATANGHPAVLPMPRTGPPVSRSTERVYDDLVGQPDPRFSFDSFVVGKPNEFAYAAARRVAETDAPTFNPLFLYGGVGLGKTHLMHAIWHAVRGRDPQRRVLYLSAETFVNRFIQALRTKNTQGFKEQFRGVDVLMIDDVQFICGKDTSQEEFFHTFNALVDQNRQIVLSSDKSPAELEGLEDRVRSRLQHGLVADIHATTYELRLGILQSKIEQAGVRIPDRVLEFLAHKIATNVRELEGALNRVVAHATLVGRDTTLETAQEVLHDVLRAADRRVTIEEIQLRVSQHYNIKIAEMHSPRRSRSVARPRQVAMYLAKHLTQASLPSIGRKFGNRDHTTVMHAVRKIEELRGSDNAINEDVELLKRMLQG from the coding sequence ATGGGCGACCGTTCCAGGGGGACTTTCGATGCGCAATGGAGACGGGTGCAGGAGCGCCTGCAGCAGGATGTCAGCGAGAAGGCTTACAAGACATGGCTCGAGCCGTTGCGGCTCAGCGAGGTCCGCGACGGCCGGCTGAGGCTGGCGACACCGACGCGCTTCATGCGCGACTGGGTCGTCGGTCACTATCTGGATCGCATCCAGGCCTTGTGGACCAGAGAGAATCCGGAATTGCGCGTCGTCGAGATCATCGTGCAGCCCGCCGCTTCGGCCGGGCGCAAGGGACCCGAGCTGGCCGACACCCCCTCGGTCGAACCGGGTCCGCTGCCGGCGACGGCCAACGGCCATCCCGCCGTGCTGCCGATGCCGCGCACCGGCCCGCCGGTGTCGCGATCGACGGAGCGCGTCTATGACGACCTGGTCGGCCAGCCCGACCCGCGCTTCTCCTTCGACAGCTTCGTCGTCGGCAAGCCCAACGAGTTCGCCTACGCCGCCGCGCGGCGCGTGGCGGAAACCGACGCGCCGACCTTCAACCCGCTGTTCCTCTACGGCGGCGTCGGCCTGGGCAAGACGCACCTGATGCATGCGATCTGGCACGCCGTGCGCGGCCGCGATCCGCAGCGCCGCGTGCTCTACCTCTCGGCCGAAACCTTCGTGAACCGCTTCATCCAGGCGCTGCGCACCAAGAACACGCAGGGGTTCAAGGAGCAGTTCCGCGGCGTCGACGTGCTGATGATCGACGACGTCCAGTTCATCTGCGGCAAGGACACCAGCCAGGAAGAGTTCTTCCATACCTTCAACGCGCTGGTCGACCAGAACCGCCAGATCGTGCTGTCGTCCGACAAGTCGCCGGCTGAGCTCGAGGGGCTGGAGGACCGCGTGCGCTCGCGCCTCCAGCACGGCCTGGTCGCCGACATCCACGCCACGACCTACGAGCTGCGCCTGGGCATCCTGCAGAGCAAGATCGAGCAGGCCGGCGTGCGCATCCCCGATCGCGTGCTGGAATTCCTCGCGCACAAGATCGCCACCAATGTGCGCGAGCTCGAAGGGGCGCTGAACCGCGTCGTCGCCCATGCCACCCTGGTCGGGCGCGACACCACGCTGGAGACCGCGCAGGAGGTGCTGCACGACGTGCTGCGCGCCGCCGACCGGCGCGTCACCATCGAGGAGATCCAGCTGCGCGTTTCGCAGCACTACAACATCAAGATCGCCGAGATGCACTCGCCGCGCCGCTCGCGCTCGGTGGCGCGGCCGCGCCAGGTGGCGATGTATCTCGCCAAGCACCTGACGCAGGCGAGCCTGCCCTCGATCGGCCGCAAGTTCGGCAATCGCGACCACACGACCGTGATGCATGCGGTCAGGAAGATCGAGGAGCTGCGCGGCAGCGACAACGCGATCAACGAGGACGTCGAGCTGCTCAAGCGCATGCTGCAGGGCTGA